The following proteins are co-located in the Desulfonatronum thiodismutans genome:
- a CDS encoding response regulator — MKSLVVDDELVSRRKLKKIMESFGFCDEVENGDQAVLAVIRALNLGEPYEVILMDLMMPVMDGHEALKRIRAIERERRVEPGKEARVIVVSSLEDQKNVCQAFFKGLASVYVTKPVNRESVQTALRSLNLE, encoded by the coding sequence GTGAAAAGTCTGGTGGTGGACGATGAGTTGGTCAGTCGGCGCAAATTGAAAAAGATCATGGAATCCTTTGGTTTTTGTGATGAAGTGGAAAACGGAGACCAAGCCGTATTGGCCGTGATCAGGGCTCTGAACCTGGGAGAGCCCTACGAAGTGATCCTGATGGACTTGATGATGCCTGTCATGGACGGCCACGAGGCTCTGAAACGGATTCGGGCCATTGAGCGGGAACGTCGGGTCGAACCGGGCAAGGAGGCGCGGGTGATCGTGGTTTCCAGCCTGGAGGACCAGAAAAACGTCTGTCAGGCTTTTTTCAAAGGGCTGGCCAGCGTCTACGTGACCAAGCCGGTGAACCGGGAATCCGTGCAAACGGCGCTCCGCTCGCTGAATCTGGAATAG
- a CDS encoding hybrid sensor histidine kinase/response regulator has product MSWRILLGLRPLAVVASVLAVGLLFSWWSVSAADRMKREELLRQARLVTQAVQPKWVRSLSGDRSDLETAPYSRLKEHLRLTKLVDGRWEWLYLMGRHDDGTVFFHLDSEPDTDWDASLPGQVYEEATDDLLEVFDTGRAFVEGPETDRWGVWVSALVPLIDPADGRVLAVVGIDVEAGDWRRSAMRAGIFPAVMTLILATVLMTGYVLLSARREREAEAAWEERLPLEAVLTVVVGLILTVSASWTLHRAEHRNHFKTFSLLASFKSAQILESFRSLSPGDISGMASLFERVDVDSLVRGALDADSGTSGDPLASFDFYQLDSDQGKILLGSTVGYGDSRRYASFIVARPMMAFGKTYVVEVRPTRAFERLNPMMAGWLAALSGLMMTGAVGLVVGVMVHRREQLQLLIAERTQALRDSRNQFQSLVDNIPGATYRRDAGKGRVLLFVSDPVETIIGFPAHAFLGPSPALNHRDIIHPDDLEYVVRSVAQAISGGVSWEVEYRVLHRDGGERWVYEKGGEVRDAQGRAVFLDGFILDVTDRREAEEKMLDSARKLTRKNLELDAALSRAEEATRAKSQFLANMSHEIRTPLNAIMGMAELARGKGSTVPPQLALRSISGEVEALMGIINDILDFSKIEAGHLELESTVFDLWAVFRQVEESLAVLARRKGLRFTSRVSPDIPSALLGDAGRLRQVLLNLGGNAIKFTHAGEVLISADMLEILDDTVQVRFEVRDTGIGIPEHKHVHIFESFTQVDGSTTREYGGTGLGLAICKRFVELMDGTISLESVENRGSTFSFVLELQKAFESDAPAPRKDTEFTPGVMTAPTSDTPQGRILLVEDYPTSRQVALHHLYGAGYVVDVAENGLQAVSAVQKTCYDLILMDVQMPIMDGWDATREIRRSEDERRCQESGARRQESEDGERISGLQVSGFIPQPSYRRTPIIAMTAHAVVGYREKCLAAGMDDYLTKPMRRVELLAMVTKWIGRPRSSEVEMEEGLVSIQPMKIQPIMTRPETIDPSGEPMDYHRAVEEFEGDAELLEEVLQGFLGNVARQIPVMEETLIAGDLVSLAEQAHAIKGGAANLLAKELAGAARDLERIGRGDGLVEEPAKEREDGDMALERLREAYRRLLAYVERRSR; this is encoded by the coding sequence GTGTCCTGGCGTATTCTTCTAGGGTTGCGCCCATTGGCCGTCGTGGCCTCGGTTTTGGCGGTTGGGTTGTTGTTCAGCTGGTGGTCCGTGAGTGCGGCCGATCGGATGAAACGCGAAGAATTGTTGCGCCAGGCTCGGTTGGTGACCCAGGCGGTGCAGCCGAAGTGGGTGAGAAGCCTCTCCGGGGATCGGTCCGACCTGGAAACGGCCCCGTACTCCCGGCTCAAGGAGCACCTGCGGCTGACCAAGCTGGTCGACGGTCGCTGGGAATGGCTCTACCTGATGGGCCGCCATGACGACGGGACCGTTTTTTTTCATCTGGATTCCGAGCCGGACACGGACTGGGACGCCTCTTTGCCCGGTCAGGTTTATGAAGAGGCCACGGACGACCTCTTGGAAGTGTTCGACACGGGCCGGGCTTTTGTGGAAGGACCGGAAACAGACCGCTGGGGCGTCTGGGTTAGCGCCCTGGTTCCTCTGATCGATCCGGCCGACGGCAGGGTGCTGGCTGTGGTAGGCATCGACGTGGAAGCCGGAGACTGGCGGCGGTCCGCGATGCGAGCCGGAATTTTTCCGGCCGTGATGACCCTGATTCTGGCCACCGTGCTGATGACCGGATATGTTCTTCTGTCCGCCCGCCGGGAGCGGGAGGCCGAGGCGGCCTGGGAAGAGCGGCTCCCCCTGGAGGCGGTGCTGACCGTTGTCGTCGGCCTGATTTTGACCGTATCCGCCTCCTGGACTCTGCACCGAGCCGAACACCGGAACCATTTCAAAACCTTCTCTCTACTGGCCAGCTTCAAGTCGGCCCAGATTCTTGAGAGCTTTCGCTCTCTTTCCCCTGGCGATATTTCCGGCATGGCCTCCTTGTTTGAACGCGTCGACGTGGACTCCCTGGTTCGTGGCGCGCTGGACGCGGATTCCGGAACGAGCGGCGATCCCCTGGCATCCTTTGACTTTTATCAACTGGACTCGGACCAGGGCAAGATACTGCTGGGGAGCACCGTTGGATACGGCGATTCCCGGCGATATGCCTCCTTCATCGTGGCCCGGCCGATGATGGCTTTCGGCAAAACCTATGTCGTGGAGGTCCGTCCGACCCGGGCCTTTGAGAGGCTCAATCCGATGATGGCCGGCTGGTTGGCGGCCCTCTCCGGTTTGATGATGACCGGAGCCGTCGGGTTGGTGGTGGGCGTGATGGTCCATCGCCGCGAACAACTCCAATTGCTGATCGCCGAACGGACCCAGGCTTTGCGGGACAGTCGCAATCAGTTCCAGTCCCTGGTCGACAACATTCCCGGCGCCACCTACCGTCGAGACGCGGGAAAGGGGCGCGTCTTGCTGTTCGTCAGCGATCCGGTGGAAACGATTATCGGCTTTCCGGCACATGCTTTTTTAGGCCCGAGTCCCGCTCTGAACCATCGGGACATCATCCATCCCGACGACCTGGAGTATGTCGTTCGGTCCGTGGCCCAGGCCATCTCCGGCGGGGTTTCGTGGGAAGTGGAGTACCGGGTGCTGCATCGTGACGGAGGCGAACGCTGGGTCTATGAAAAGGGCGGCGAGGTTCGGGACGCGCAAGGGCGGGCCGTTTTTTTGGATGGATTCATTCTGGACGTCACGGATCGTCGGGAAGCCGAAGAGAAAATGTTGGATTCGGCCCGGAAGTTGACCCGTAAAAACCTTGAGTTGGATGCCGCTCTGTCTCGGGCCGAGGAAGCGACACGGGCCAAGAGTCAGTTTCTGGCTAATATGAGCCATGAAATCCGAACCCCGCTGAACGCCATTATGGGGATGGCCGAGCTTGCGCGGGGCAAGGGGAGCACGGTTCCTCCACAACTGGCTCTGCGGTCCATCTCCGGCGAGGTCGAAGCGCTGATGGGCATCATCAACGATATTCTGGACTTCTCCAAGATCGAAGCCGGGCACCTTGAGCTGGAATCGACGGTCTTTGATTTGTGGGCCGTGTTCCGTCAGGTGGAGGAATCCTTGGCCGTGCTGGCCCGGCGGAAAGGATTGCGGTTCACCTCCCGGGTCTCTCCGGACATCCCTTCGGCCTTGTTGGGAGATGCGGGCCGGTTACGCCAAGTCTTGTTGAATCTTGGTGGGAACGCGATCAAGTTCACCCATGCCGGTGAAGTGTTGATTTCCGCGGACATGCTGGAGATTCTCGACGACACGGTTCAGGTTCGGTTTGAAGTCCGCGACACGGGCATCGGAATTCCGGAGCACAAGCACGTCCATATTTTCGAAAGCTTCACTCAGGTGGACGGCTCAACAACTCGGGAATACGGCGGCACGGGCCTGGGGTTGGCCATTTGCAAACGGTTCGTGGAACTGATGGACGGAACCATCTCTTTGGAAAGCGTGGAGAACCGGGGCAGTACCTTCAGCTTTGTTCTGGAGCTGCAAAAGGCTTTCGAATCGGACGCGCCCGCGCCACGAAAGGACACGGAGTTTACGCCCGGCGTCATGACCGCTCCGACGTCCGATACGCCCCAAGGCCGGATTCTCCTGGTAGAGGACTATCCCACCAGCCGACAAGTGGCCCTGCACCACCTGTACGGAGCGGGCTACGTCGTGGACGTGGCTGAAAACGGCCTTCAGGCCGTCAGCGCCGTCCAGAAGACGTGTTACGATCTGATTCTGATGGACGTGCAAATGCCGATCATGGACGGCTGGGACGCGACGAGGGAGATCAGGAGGTCGGAGGATGAAAGAAGATGTCAGGAGTCAGGAGCCAGAAGACAGGAGTCGGAGGATGGAGAGCGGATTTCCGGCCTTCAGGTTTCAGGTTTTATTCCTCAGCCTTCTTATCGGCGTACGCCGATCATCGCCATGACCGCCCATGCGGTGGTGGGGTATCGGGAGAAGTGTCTGGCCGCGGGGATGGACGATTACTTGACCAAGCCCATGCGGCGCGTGGAGTTGTTGGCCATGGTGACCAAGTGGATCGGGAGACCCAGGTCGTCGGAGGTGGAGATGGAGGAGGGCTTGGTTTCCATTCAGCCTATGAAGATCCAGCCAATCATGACCCGGCCTGAAACGATCGATCCCAGCGGCGAACCCATGGATTATCACCGGGCCGTGGAGGAATTCGAAGGGGATGCTGAACTGCTGGAGGAGGTCCTGCAAGGGTTTCTGGGAAATGTTGCCCGTCAGATACCGGTGATGGAAGAGACCCTGATCGCGGGAGATCTCGTAAGCCTGGCCGAGCAGGCCCATGCCATCAAAGGCGGAGCGGCCAATCTGCTGGCGAAAGAACTGGCCGGGGCAGCCAGGGATCTGGAACGGATTGGCCGCGGAGATGGACTGGTCGAAGAACCGGCGAAAGAACGCGAGGATGGCGACATGGCCCTGGAGAGGTTGCGCGAGGCATATCGTAGACTCTTGGCATATGTTGAAAGGAGGTCGAGGTGA
- a CDS encoding response regulator, translating to MNNEDISAKLARLERMHEQARQEAEENATVRDEFLGRISHELRTPLNAIMGMSELLSGSGLDSTQANYLSMIDQSTSQLLRLVNEILDFSRLRSETEVQDQVEYTIVQDILPRLHAQEKQALEKELHYFVHVAKDLSGVLCGAPDWIAQVVGALVDNAVKFTDYGEVLVHFDRGRGRDGKSTLCINVTDTGIGVPRESQGVIFNKLVTGPHSRRFGGLGMGLALARELVEKMGGEIVVDSELYLGSTFSVSLPLPVLADRPAISDAPRGPFAILLAEDEPVNRFMTEQLLNKHGHRVVAVEDGEQALEALTGATFDLVLMDISMPVLDGLEATGIIRSGERSGIDKDIPIVALTAMVMPTDRQRCLAAGMDAFVTKPVETMKLNEVMHEVLAVRQRA from the coding sequence ATGAACAACGAAGATATCTCCGCCAAACTGGCCAGACTGGAGCGGATGCACGAGCAGGCTCGACAAGAAGCCGAGGAGAACGCCACGGTGCGGGACGAGTTTCTGGGGCGGATCAGCCACGAATTGCGGACGCCGTTGAACGCGATCATGGGCATGTCCGAGTTGCTGTCCGGCTCCGGCCTCGACTCCACCCAGGCCAACTATTTGTCCATGATCGACCAATCCACGTCCCAGTTGCTCCGACTGGTCAATGAGATTCTGGATTTTAGCCGCTTGCGGTCCGAGACGGAGGTCCAGGACCAAGTCGAGTACACCATTGTCCAGGACATCCTGCCCCGGCTGCATGCCCAGGAAAAGCAAGCCCTGGAGAAAGAACTGCATTATTTCGTCCATGTCGCGAAAGACCTCTCCGGTGTCCTGTGCGGCGCTCCGGATTGGATCGCCCAGGTGGTGGGGGCCCTGGTGGATAACGCGGTCAAGTTTACGGACTACGGCGAGGTGTTGGTCCATTTCGACCGTGGACGGGGAAGGGATGGAAAATCGACCCTGTGCATCAACGTCACGGATACCGGCATCGGGGTGCCCAGGGAAAGCCAGGGAGTGATCTTCAACAAGCTGGTCACCGGGCCGCATTCCAGGCGTTTCGGCGGGTTGGGCATGGGATTGGCCCTGGCCCGGGAACTTGTGGAGAAAATGGGCGGCGAGATCGTCGTGGACAGCGAGTTGTACCTGGGCAGCACGTTTTCCGTCTCCCTGCCGCTGCCGGTGCTTGCCGACCGTCCGGCGATTTCAGACGCGCCGCGAGGTCCGTTCGCGATCCTCCTGGCCGAGGACGAGCCGGTCAACAGGTTCATGACCGAACAACTGTTGAATAAGCACGGCCACCGGGTGGTTGCCGTGGAGGACGGCGAGCAAGCCTTGGAGGCTCTGACCGGGGCGACATTTGACTTGGTGCTGATGGATATCTCCATGCCCGTGCTGGATGGTCTGGAGGCGACGGGGATCATCCGCTCCGGCGAGAGGTCGGGGATCGACAAGGACATCCCCATCGTCGCCCTGACCGCCATGGTCATGCCGACGGACCGTCAGCGCTGTCTGGCCGCGGGCATGGACGCCTTCGTGACCAAACCGGTGGAGACTATGAAATTGAATGAGGTGATGCACGAGGTTCTAGCTGTTCGGCAACGGGCCTGA
- a CDS encoding addiction module protein — MQLAIPLERMSTMEKLRAIEDIWADLACEKGDLPSPAWHADVLREREERIADGTSRFLDIGEAKKAVHEHLK; from the coding sequence ATGCAATTAGCAATACCACTGGAGCGGATGAGCACCATGGAGAAGCTGCGAGCGATAGAGGATATATGGGCGGATCTTGCTTGCGAAAAAGGTGACCTCCCTTCTCCTGCCTGGCATGCCGATGTTCTGCGCGAGCGGGAAGAACGAATTGCCGATGGAACGTCGCGCTTCCTTGACATTGGGGAGGCAAAGAAAGCCGTCCATGAGCATCTGAAGTGA
- a CDS encoding chemotaxis protein CheA: MSREEQMEQARKAYLDEARELLGDLEDALLELESSPEDHELINRVFRSMHTIKGSGAMFGFDDIAMFTHELETVFDLVRNDELRVTSELLDLTLKSRDLILEMLHQDGCHASACQSESERIVTRLRGFLEQAGKRSSGSTADESAAEATELTGSPAEVSTVYRVRFKPDARIFLTGTNPLALLEELSELGNCKIVARTENIPRLDKMDPVSCYTWWDMILVTSRGKEAIHDVFIFVEDDCELSIQEVETVDPNEVAHVGKRLGEILVERGDVNIQDLQEILKQQRPLGELLTQAGLVSSQGLEAALTEQEVVREARVPRVEHKETVTSIRVEAAKLDKLGDLVGELVIVQARLTQLVTQRHDPALVSLAEELERLSDELRDNTLGIRMLPIGSTFNKFLRLVRDLSKELGKEIELVTQGGETELDKNVIEKLNDPMVHLLRNSIDHGVESPEARQAKGKSRKGRITLSAEHASGEVLIRIMDDGAGIEPAKIRAKALEKGLIGSDAALSDDEVLQLVFLPGFSTAERVSNISGRGVGMDVVKRGIDALRGVIKLESVPNKGTSVLIKLPLTLAIIDGLQVEVAREQYVIPLSAVEECVELDRFKSNFGENGEMINLRGEAVPFIRLRNWFNQNGALPTIEQVVIVNVQEQRIGLVVDKVIGQHQTVIKSLGRVYRELDGISGATINGDGTMALILDVQALVGAAVRNVAYAEGGAC, from the coding sequence ATGAGTCGTGAAGAACAGATGGAACAGGCCAGGAAAGCCTATCTGGATGAGGCTCGGGAACTGTTGGGAGATCTGGAAGACGCTCTGCTGGAACTGGAATCCAGCCCGGAGGATCACGAGCTGATCAACCGCGTGTTCCGGTCCATGCACACCATCAAGGGGTCTGGGGCGATGTTCGGTTTCGACGACATCGCCATGTTCACCCATGAGTTGGAAACGGTGTTCGATCTGGTTCGCAACGATGAACTGCGCGTGACTTCGGAATTGCTGGATCTAACCCTCAAATCCCGGGACTTGATTCTGGAGATGCTGCACCAGGACGGATGCCACGCGTCCGCTTGTCAGAGCGAGTCCGAGCGGATCGTCACACGGTTGCGAGGGTTTCTTGAACAAGCCGGGAAAAGGTCTTCCGGGTCGACCGCCGACGAATCGGCCGCCGAGGCAACGGAGCTGACTGGTTCGCCCGCTGAGGTTTCCACGGTCTACCGGGTTCGCTTCAAGCCGGACGCCCGCATTTTTTTGACCGGGACGAATCCCTTGGCCTTGCTGGAGGAGCTGTCCGAATTGGGCAACTGCAAGATCGTGGCCCGGACCGAGAACATTCCCAGGCTGGACAAGATGGACCCGGTGTCCTGCTATACGTGGTGGGATATGATTCTGGTGACGTCGCGGGGCAAGGAAGCCATTCACGACGTGTTCATCTTCGTGGAGGACGACTGCGAACTGTCCATCCAGGAGGTGGAGACGGTCGACCCGAACGAGGTGGCCCACGTGGGCAAGCGGTTGGGGGAGATTCTGGTGGAGCGCGGAGACGTGAATATCCAGGACCTCCAAGAGATTCTCAAGCAGCAGCGGCCTTTGGGCGAACTCTTGACTCAGGCCGGATTGGTCAGCTCCCAGGGCCTGGAAGCCGCCCTGACCGAGCAGGAGGTGGTGCGGGAAGCTCGGGTGCCTCGGGTGGAGCACAAGGAAACCGTGACCAGCATCCGGGTGGAGGCCGCCAAGCTGGACAAGCTGGGGGACTTGGTGGGCGAACTGGTGATCGTCCAGGCCCGGCTGACCCAACTCGTGACCCAGCGCCACGACCCGGCCCTGGTCAGTCTGGCCGAGGAACTGGAGCGGCTCAGCGACGAATTGCGGGACAACACCTTGGGCATCCGGATGCTGCCCATCGGCAGTACGTTCAACAAGTTTTTACGACTGGTCCGGGATCTTTCCAAGGAACTGGGGAAGGAAATCGAACTCGTCACCCAGGGCGGGGAAACCGAGCTGGACAAGAACGTGATCGAGAAGCTCAACGACCCCATGGTCCACCTCTTGCGCAATTCCATCGACCACGGGGTGGAGTCGCCGGAAGCGCGGCAGGCCAAGGGCAAGTCGCGCAAAGGCAGAATCACACTCTCCGCCGAGCATGCCAGCGGCGAGGTTCTGATCCGGATCATGGACGACGGCGCGGGTATTGAACCGGCCAAGATCCGGGCCAAGGCCTTGGAAAAAGGGCTTATCGGGTCGGACGCCGCCCTCTCGGACGATGAAGTGCTGCAACTTGTTTTCCTGCCGGGGTTTTCCACCGCGGAACGGGTCAGCAACATATCCGGGCGAGGCGTGGGCATGGACGTGGTCAAGCGCGGCATCGACGCCCTGCGCGGGGTGATCAAGCTGGAGAGCGTCCCGAACAAAGGCACCAGCGTCCTGATCAAGCTCCCGTTGACCCTGGCGATTATCGACGGGTTGCAGGTGGAAGTGGCCCGTGAGCAATACGTCATCCCCTTGTCCGCGGTGGAGGAATGCGTTGAGCTGGATCGTTTCAAGTCGAATTTCGGAGAGAACGGGGAGATGATCAATCTGCGCGGGGAGGCCGTTCCGTTTATCCGTCTGCGCAACTGGTTCAACCAAAACGGCGCGTTGCCGACCATCGAACAGGTGGTTATCGTCAATGTCCAGGAGCAGCGCATCGGGCTGGTGGTGGACAAGGTTATCGGCCAGCATCAGACCGTGATCAAAAGCCTGGGGCGGGTTTACCGCGAACTGGACGGCATCTCCGGAGCAACTATCAACGGCGATGGAACCATGGCCCTGATCCTGGACGTCCAGGCCCTGGTCGGCGCCGCGGTGCGGAATGTCGCCTATGCGGAAGGGGGAGCTTGTTGA